ACTTGGCCGCCGTACAAcagaaggagcaggagctgctgcagacgCGGCGGCAGGAGCAGAGCCTCCTTGACCGGCTGCGGGAGGAGGCCGAGAGGGCCAAGCGTTTGGCCGAGGAAGCTGAGTTTGCCCGCAGCAAGGCTGAGCAGGATGCCAGCCTCTCTCGGCAGCGGGTGGAAGAGGCTGAGCGGCAGAAGCAGCGGGCAGAGGAAGAGGCACAGGCCAAGGCGCAGGCCCAGGCAGATGCGGAGAAGCTGCGCAAGGAGGCTGAGCTGGAGGCAGCAAAACGGGCACAGGCGGAGCAGGCGGCCCtgaggcagaagcagctggCAGATGCCGAGATGGAGAAACACAAGAAGTTCGCTGAGCAGACGCTGCGGCAGAAGGCGcaggtggagcaggagctgaCCAAGGTGAAGCTGCAGCTGGATGAGACGGACCACCAGAAAAGCATCCTGGACGAGGAGCTGCAGCGGCTGAAGGAGGAGGTGACTGACGCTGTGCGGCAGAAGGCCCAGGTGGAGGAGGAGCTCTTCAAGGTCCGGGTGCAGATGGAGGAGCTAGCAAAACTGAAGAGTCGGATTGAGGAGGAGAACAAGGCGCTGATCCTCAAGGACAAAGACAACACACAGAAGTTTctggcagaggaggctgagaagaTGAAGCAGGTGGCAGAGGAGGCTGCCCGGCTCAGTGTGGAGGCCCAGGAGGCTGCCCGCATGCGGAAGTTGGCTGAGGATGACCTGGCACAGCAACGGGCGCTGGCAGAAAAGATGCTCAAGGAGAAGATGCAGGCAGTACAGGAGGCCACACGGCTGAAGGCCGaggcagagatgctgcagaagcagaaggacCTGGCTCAGGAGCACGCCAagcggctgcaggaggacaaGGAGCAGATGCAGCAGCGCCTGGCCGAGGAGACTGAGGGCTTCCAGAAAACCCTGGAGGCTGAGCGCCGGCGGCAGCTGGAGATCACTGCCGAGGCTGAGCGCCTCAAGCTGCATGTGGCGGAAATGAGCATGGCCCAGGCCAAGGCTGAGGAGGAGGCCAAGCGATTCAAGAAGCAGGCGGAGGAGATCAGTGGGAGGCTGCACGAGACTGAGCTGGCCACACAGGAAAAGATGACGCTGGTGCACACTCTGGAGATCCAGCGGCAGCAAAGCGACCAGGATGCGGAGAAGCTGCGGAGGGCCATCGCCGAcctggagcaggagaaggagaagctgaagcAGGAGGCGGCGTTGCTGCAGCAGAAGGCGGAGGAGGTACTGGGTTACGGGTCCCCTTAGCGGTGGTGGTACGCAGGGCTACCTTCCTTCTCCCTAGCTGCCTCACACCGTGTCCCAGGACAGTGGGTGCATGAGTGGCTGGACGGGCTCTGGGAGCTGGCCTCAGCCCTTGAGTTGGCTGCTGGCCTCTGCCCGGGGGCGTCCTGCCATGCTCCTCTCTGCAGACAGgagctgtccccagctctgcgCCTCGGTAGCCGGGTGGCGAGTCCCTCATCCCGCAAAAGAGCTTGTCTTTTCCCTGCTCATTTCACCCATGTGTTGCCTGCTGTGGCTCCCTAACCCCAGTGCTGCTCCCTTAACCCTTAACCTGCGTAGCAGAGCGGTTGGGCGACGCATCCCTAACTAGCACGCGTCCCAGCGCAGCCCAGTAGCACCCTGCTGCCTGTCTTCCCATccccgctgccctgccagtgctGTCCTCCTGGGGGAACGTTGCCATCTGACTGTGCTGTCCTCTCTCCCACTCCAGATGCAGGTGGcccagcaggcacagctccGCCAGGAGACGCAGATCCTCCAGCAGACCTTCCTGACGGAGAAGGATGCCTTGCTGCAGAAGGAGAAGTTTATCGAGGAGGAGAAAGCTAAGTTGGAGAAGCTCTTTAAAGATGAAGTGGACAAAGCACAGAACctgaaggcagagcaggagcggcagcagaaggagatggagcaggagaagcagcaactgaaggccatgctGGATGAAGCCAAGAAGCAtcagaaggaagcagaggagaatGTTAGGCAtaagcaggaggagctgcagcagctggagagacAAcggcagcagcaagaaaaactccttgaagaggaaaacaagaagctTAGGGAGAGGCTCGAGCAGATGCAGGAAGAGCACAAGGCCGCCCTTGCCCAGACACGAGAGATCATGATCCAGACAGATGACCTGCCTGAGGAGGTTGTAGTTACGATGACACAGATGCCAGATATCAAAGCCGTGCCCAACGGCAGAGACGTGGTGGATGGCTTAGCACAAAATGGGGAGCCAGAGTTCGCCTTTGATGGCATCCGTCAGAAGGTATCTGCAGAGAAGCTAGCTGAGGCTGGCATATTGAGCAAGGAGAACTTAGACAAGTTGGTGAAGGGTGTTGTGAGTGTTGGTGAGCTCTCACAGAGGGAAGACGTCAAGAAGTACCTACAGGGCAAGAGCAGCATTGCTGGTTTGTTAATCAAACCCACCAATCAAAAGATGAGCATCTATGAAGCCATGAAGAAGAAGCTGCTCAGCCCAGGCACCGCGCTGGTCCTCCTGGAAGCGCAGGCTGCCTCTGGCTTCATAATTGACCCTGTGCGGAATGCGAGGCTCTCAGTGAACGAGGCGGTTAGAGAGGGAGTGATTGGGCCAGAATTGCACAATAAAATGCTGTCTGCTGAACGAGCAGTAACTGGCTACAAAGATCCTTACACGGGAGACAAGATCTCCCTCTTCCAGGCCATGAAGAAGGAGCTTATCGTCAAGGAGCATGGCATCCGCCTGCTCGAGGCCCAGATAGCCACCGGCGGCATCATCGACCCCGTGCACAGCCACCGCCTCCCCGTAGAAGCTGCCTACAAGCGTGGCTACTTTGACCAGGAGATGAACCAGATCCTCTCTGACCCCAGCGACGACACCAAAGGCTTCTTCGACCCCAACACACAGGAGAATCTCACCTACCTGCAGCTCATGGAGCGGTGTGTGACTGACCCGGACACAGGACTGTGCCTCCTTCCGCTCACTGACCAGGCggctgcagggagagagctGGTCTACACCGACCAAGAAGCCAAGGACGTCTTTAAGAAGGCCACAGTGACAGCACCATTTGGGAAGTTCCAAGGGAAGACGGTGACCATCTGGGAGATCATCAACTCTGAATATTTCACTGAGGACCAAAGGCGGGACCTGATCCAGCAGTACAGGACTGGCAAGATCACAGTGGAGAAGATCATTAAGATCATCATCACGGTTGTGGAGGAAAGTGAGAAGAAGAGCCAGATGTGCTTTGAGGGGCTCCGGGCCCCTGTGCCTGCCGCTGAGTTGCTGGAAAGCAAAATCATCAACAAGGACCTCTACAACCAGCTGCACCAGGGCAAGAAGTCTGTGAAGGATGTGGCGGAGATGGAGTCTGTGAGGCAGTACCTGAAGGGCACAGATGCCATTGCTGGCATCCTAGTGGAGTCAACTGGCCAGAAGCTCACCTTCTACGACGCCCTGAAGAGAAACCTGGTGAAGCCAGAGATCgccctgtccctgctggaggCGCAAGCTGCCACTGGCTACATCATTGACCCCATAAGGAACAAGCTGTTCTCTGTTGACGAGGCAGTGAAGGCTGAGGCTGTAGGGCCAGAGTTTCATGAGAAGCTGCTGTCCGCAGAGAAGGCTGTGACTGGCTACAAGGATCCCTATACAGGCCAGACAGTTTCCCTCTTCCAAGCGCTCAAGAAGGGGCTCATCCCTGGTGACACTGGGGTCCGTCTGCTGGATGTCCAGCTTGCCACTGGAGGCATCATCGACCCTGTGAATAGCCACCGGCTCCCGCTCGAGGTTGCCTACAAGCGAGGCTACTTTGATCCGGAGATGAACGAGGCTTTGTCTGCGGCCCATGATGAGATCAAAGCTTTCTATTGTCCCAACACCCAAGAACATGTCACCTATGCCCAGTTGCAGAAGAACTGCCACCGTGACAAGCAGACTGGCTTCTACCTGCTGCCCCTCTCGGACAGAGCCATCCAGTCACAGCAGGAGGAGATCTACACGGACAGCCAGGCAAAGGAGAGCTTTGATAAGGCAGTGGTGGAAGTCCCAGCAGGCAGCTTGAAGGGCCAGACAATGACTGTCTGGGAGCTGATCCACTCTGAGTACTTTACAGAGGAGCACCGTCGGGAGCTCCTCCGACAGTACAAGACTGGCAAAGTGACCATTGAGAAGATCATCAAGATTGTGATCACCATCATTGAGGAGACAGAGACCAAAAAGCAGGAGAAGCTGACGTTCAGCGGTCTCCGGGCACCTGTACCTGCCAGCGAGCTGGTGGAGTCCCGCATCATCAGCAAAGCCCAGTATGAGCAACTGAAAGAAGGTAAGAAATCAGTGAAAGAACTCGCCGAGACAGAGACAGTGAGGAGATTCCTGCATGGGAGTGACTGCATTGCCGGCATCTACGTGGAGGCGACCAAGGAGAAGCTGAACATCTATGAGGCTATGAAGAGGAACCTGCTGAGGTCCAGCACTGCTGTGGTCCTCCTGGAGGCCCAGGCAGCAACTGGGTTCTTGATTGACCCTGTGAAGAACAGGAAACTGTATGTCAACGAGGCAGTGAAGGCCGGCGTTGTCGGGCCTGAGCTGCACGAGAAGCTGCTGTCTGCTGAGAAGGCTGTCACTGGGTACAAGGACCCCTACTCGGGGAACACCATCTCACTCTTTGAGGCCATGAAGAAAGGACTAATTGTCAAGGAGCACGGCATCCGCCTGCTCGAGGCCCAGATCGCCACCGGTGGCATCATCGACCCCGTGCACAGCCACCGCCTCCCTGTGGAAGTGGCTTACAAGCGCGGCTACTTTGATGAGGAGATGAACCGGATCCTCTCTGACCCAACCGATGACACCAAGGGCTTCTTTGACCCCAACACGCATGAGAACCTCACCTACATGCAGCTGAAGGAGAGGTGCATCGAGGATCCTGAGACAGGCCTGTACCTGCTGCCTCTGCGGGAGCCTGAGAAGCCAACGGTGGTAGAGACCACCCACGTGTACACGGAGGCAGAGACGCGAAAGGTGTTTGAGGAGACACAGGTGGACATCCCCGTGGGCAGCAGGGCGGGTTCCTCTATGTCACTCTGGGAAATCATGCATTCAGACCTGCTGCCCgaggagcagaggaagcagctcATGGAGGAGTTCCAGTCAGGCCGTGTGTCCAAGGAGCGCATGATCATCATCATCATTGAGATCATCGAGAAGACTGAGATCATTCGGCAGCAGAATCTCACATCCTATGACTATGTCCGGCGCCGCATCACAGCCGAGGACCTCTATGAGGCCAAGATCATCTCTCAGGACATCTACAACCTACTGAAGCAGGGCTCCAAAACCTTCCGGGAGCTCTTGGATGTGGAGACTATCTGGAAGTATCTCTATGGGTCAGGCTGTGTTGCTGGCATCTACATCCCCTCTTCCAAGCAGAAACTCAGTATCTACCAGGCTTTGAAGAAGGGGCTGATCAGCTCTGAGGTGGCCCGCTCCCTCCTGGAGGCCCAGGCAGCCACTGGCTTCATGATTGACCCCATAAAGAACGAGATGCTGACTGTCGATGAAGCCGTCAGGAAAGGCTTGGTGGGGCCTGAAATCCATGACCGACTCCTGTCCGCAGAGAGGGCTGTGACAGGTTACAGAGACCCATACAGTGAACAGAAGATTTCCATCTTCCAGGCCATGAAGAAAGACCTCATTCCTAGCGAAGAGGCCCTCAAGCTCCTGGATGCCCAGATAGCCACTGGTGGCATCATTGACCCACACCTGGGCTTCCATCTGCCCCTGGAGGTGGCCTGCCAGCGGGGCTTCATCAACAAGGACACGTATGACATGCTGTCTGAGCCCAGTGAGGTGCGAAGCTATGTGGATCCATCCACAGATGAGAAGCTCAGCTACACACAGCTCCTGAAGCGGTGCCGCAAAGATGAGACCAGcgggctcctcctgctcccactcTGCGACACGAGGAAGCTCACCTTCCGGGGGCTGCGGAAGCAGATCACCGTGGAGGAGCTGGTCCGCTCGCAGGTGATGGATGAAGCCACCGCCCAGCGCCTCCAGGAGGGCCTCACTTCCATCGAGGAGGTCTCCAAGAACCTAAAGAAGTTCCTGGAGGGCACCAGCTGCATTGCTGGTGTCTTCGTGGATTCCACGAAGGAGCGGCTGTCCGTGTACCAGGCCATGAAGAAGGGCATCATCAGGCCAGGCACTGCGTTTGAGCTCCTGGAGGCGCAGGCGGCCACGGGGTACGTGATTGACCCCATCAAGGGCCTCAAGCTGACTGTGGAGGAGGCTGTGCGGATGGGCATTGTGGGCCCTGAGTTCAAGGACAAGTTGCTCTCTGCTGAGAGGGCGGTCACTGGCTACCGGGATCCCTACACTGGAAAGCTCATCTCCCTATTCCAGGCCATGAAGAAGGGTCTGATCCTGAAGGACCATGGGATCCGCTTGCTCGAGGCCCAGATTGCCACAGGAGGCATAATTGATCCTGAGGAGAGCCATCGCCTCCCTGTGGAGATTGCCTACAAGAGGGGCCTTTTCGACGAGGAGATGAATGAGATCCTACTAGATCCCAGTGATGACACCAAGGGCTTCTTTGATCCGAACACAGAGGAGAACCTCACCTACCTGCAGCTCATGGAGCGGTGCATAACTGACCCAGAGACCggcctctgcctcctgcccctgAAGGAGAAGAAGCGTGAGAGGAAGACCTCCTCCAAGTCCTCTGTCCGCAAGCGCAGGGTTGTGATCGTCGACCCAGAGACAGGCAAGGAGATGTCCGTGTACGAAGCCTATCGCAAGGGCCTCATCGACCACCAGACCTACCTGGAGCTGTCAGAACAGGAGTGCGAGTGGGAGGAGatcaccacctcctcctctgatggCGTGGTGAAGTCCATGATCATCGACAGGCGCTCGGGGCGCCAGTACGACATAGATGATGCCATCAGCAAGGGCCTGATCGACCAGTCGGCCCTGGACCAGTACCGCTCAGGCACCCTTTCCATCACTGAGTTTGCAGACATGCTCTCTGGCAACATGGGTGGCTTCCGGTCACGATCGTCTTCTGTGGGCTCGTCTTCCTCCTATACTGTCAGCCCGGCCCCCTTGAGAACGCAGATGTGGAGTGACCCAACCGAGGAGACTGGGCCGGTGGCAGGCATCCTGGACACAGACACTCTGGAGAAGGTGTCCATCACGGAGGCAATGCACCGCAACCTTGTAGACAACATCACGGGGCAGAGACTGCTGGAAGCCCAGGCCTGCACCGGGGGCATCATTGACCCCAACACTGGGGACAAGTGCTCTGTTGCGGATGCGGTGAACAAGGGCCTGGTTGACAAAATCATGGTGGACCGCATCAACCTGGCACAGAAGGCCTTCTATGGCTTCGAGGACCCGCGGACCAAGACGAAGATGTCAGCGGCCCAGGCCCTGAAGAAGGGCTGGCTATACTACGAGGCCGGGCAGCGCTTCCTGGAGGTGCAGTACCTGACAGGGGGCCTGATCGAGCCTGATGTCGAGGGCCGGGTCTCCTTGGATGAGGCACTGCAGAAGGGCACCATCGATACACGCACGGCCCAGAAGCTGCGGGACGTGAACACCTACTCCAAGTATCTCACCTGCCCCAAAACCAAGCTGAAGATCTCCTACAAGGACGCAATGGACCGGAGCATGATCGAGGACGGGACCGGCTTGCGGCTGCTGGAGGCCTCCTCCCAGTCCAGCAAGGGCTACTACAGCCCCTACAACGTCAGCAGTGCTGGATCCACCTCCGGCTCGCGGTCGGGCTCCCGGACGGGATCCAGGTCGAGCTCCAGGCGAGGGAGCTTCGACGCCACCAGCTCTGGCTTCTCCATGACctactcttcctcctccttctcgTCCTCCAGCTTTGGGCGCAGATACATGGCAGGTCCCCAGAGTGCGGTGGATGCAGGAGACTCCTCCGTCACCCCATCCCTCCTGAGCGGGCGCTGCGGGCAGCAGGCGAgtgtggcagggctgtgggggccTCCGCTCAGCGTGGCGTGAGGCTGCCTGCCCCGTCCAGCCTCTGAGGAGCCCGCCCGCCTCTCCTGCTCCGCATGTTGCAATGCTGCTGGCTaatcactattattattattttttaatttttaaactcCATTCTTCCAAAGCAGTGCCTAAAGTTTAACCAAAAAGactaatatattaatatatacgATTGTTCTGACAGTATTTGTATATTAAGAGATGTGAGAGAGAACACACTACCCTCCCAGATCCGCAGCCCCGGGAGCTTGCTGCCGTTCGtgccctctgcagagcagatcCTGCCCAGCCACTCGGACGCAGCGAAGCAGAacctgaaaacagttttgtgtttttgatCTAACCACTTAGCAACTCTTTTGTAATTAAAACCTACCGGCTTCACCCCCGCACCGTGAAGGAGGAGACGGCGCTGTCCCTGCGGCATGCCTGGCTGGGACGGAGGAGGACGCTGCCACAGGCTCCCCCACCACTCAGCACTGGGCAGCCCGATCCCGTGCACCACTCTGGAGCCACCCGGACCCTTCCACCTGCCCTCAGCACGGCACAGGGGCTCTGCGCCCCCTCCcgagctgccccagctcctttCCTTGGCTTCCCGGCACAGCCCTGCCGCCACCACGGACCCGGTGCCCCGACCGTAAGTGCGCGCTGGCGCTGCCCGCTGCTTCCGTGCCGTGCGGAGGGAGCTGCCCCGCACCGCCGCTGCGCCCACCCAGGGGCTTCGCTGTGTGCCCACCACCTCCGCCAGCCCGCCCGCTCGCTTGGCTTGCCCCACGCGCAGCTGTGTGGCCGCCAGCTGGCGGCGGCACCTGCACCTCGCTGTCTATCTATCTGTCTGTCTCTCCGTGTATCTGGGAAGTGCTCCGCACAAGGTCTGTTTCTTAACGCTGACGTAGCCTAACAAActggcagctgctcagcagagcccATGCTGGAGCCCTGCTGACTCCTTGCTGCCAAAGCCAGCCTGGATCTGTGCGTGCTGCGCGTGGTTTCTGCACCCAGGCCCCAGCCCACTGCCCGGCTGCACGTCTGCCCCTCGCCGAGGCTCCTCCAGCCGTGGGAGCCTCTGTGTGGGGCGGGCCTGGAGCGCGCTCTGGCTGGAAGGAAAGCGGATCTTAAAACCGGTCTCCTCTTTCCTATGGGAATTCCTTTCCTCTtggctttcctctccttcccatcaCCCGCAATAACGTGCTCTCTCTCTGGCAGATGTCTTTTTCCAGTCCCACCAAAGATGTCCCCTTGCCACTGGGCGAGTTCCTCAGCTGGGTCTCCGACGTTAGCAGGTCGTGGATCGGCTCGAGGGGAGCCCTGGACATGGCAGTGCCTCGGCTGAGCTCACCTGCACAGGTAATGCTGACCTTTCCCTACTCTCGGGGGCTTCCCGTGGTCCTGCAGCttgcggggctgctgctgggctgctgctggggggggtcGGCACGTCCTCCAGACTGTGACTGTGAAATGGCCACGGGGCATTGCTTTCCTCCAAGCACGTGCAGGGGTAGCATGGCCGGCGGTGGAGGCTTTTCAGCCATGGCCGTGCCAGAGCAGTTCTGGCTACTCCCACGAGCTCCCGCTGTGCCCAGGCTCCACGGGGCGAGCAGGCTGGTGTGGGGCGGGCACGTGGCGCTGCCGGCTGGGCTCAGTGGCTTCATATCATGGGCCAGTCCTCCTGTCTCATCCCATCTTTTCTGTTCGCTTTGTTTTAGTGTTGCTGGATGTCCATCCCAACTCCCCTCACCGCTGCCACGGAGCCCGTACCCCAGTGCTGGGGCAAGTGGGACCGCACTTGAGGACACTGGGAAATGCTCCCTCTCCCTTTGCGCTTGCCAGATCCCCGCTCAGAGACCTGGGGCCATGCTGCCCAGGTGCAGGAGGTGCTCCGCAGCACGGGAGCCCCTGACTAACCAGCCGCCCCTGCCCCCTGGCAGCG
The genomic region above belongs to Cygnus atratus isolate AKBS03 ecotype Queensland, Australia unplaced genomic scaffold, CAtr_DNAZoo_HiC_assembly HiC_scaffold_53, whole genome shotgun sequence and contains:
- the PLEC gene encoding plectin isoform X7, which translates into the protein MLRRLCCCCCCCCERRDERDRVQKKTFTKWVNKHLIKAQRHVNDLYEDLRDGHNLISLLEVLSGDTLPREKGRMRFHKLQNVQIALNYLKHRQVKLVNIRNDDIADGNPKLTLGLIWTIILHFQISDIQVTGQSEDMTAKEKLLLWSQRMVEDYQGLRCDNFTTSWRDGRLFNAIIHRHKPMLIDMNKVYRQSNLENLDQAFTVAERDLGVTRLLDPEDVDVPQPDEKSIITYVSSLYDAMPRVPDVQDGVKANELQLRWQEYYEVVTLLLQWIRHHTVLFEERRFPASYEEIEILWRQFLKFKETELPAKEADKNRSKAIFQSLEGAVLSGQLKVPLGYHPLDVEKEWGKLHVAILEREKLLRAEFERLERLQRIVSKLQMESGLCEEQLNQADTLLQSDIRLLNAGKAPQKAAEIERDLDKADAMIRVLFNDVQTLKDGRHPQGEQMYRRVYRLHERLVAIRTEYNLRLKSGAPVAAQAPAALGQRPRQELDDATLRYLQDLLAWVEENQRRLGAAEWGVDLPTVESHLGSHRGLHQSIEEFRAKIERARADEAQLSPGPRNAYRECLGKLDLQYAKLLNSSKSRLRHLESLHAFVSAATKELMWLNEKEEEEVNFDWSDRNPNMTAKKENYSGLMRELELRERKIKEIQSTGDRLLREEHPGRQTVEAFQAALQTQWSWMLQLCCCIEAHLKENSAYFQFFADVKEAEEFLRKMQENMKKKYSCDRSITVTRLEDLLQDCADTKDQLSEYQGQLAGLARRAKAIVQLKPRSPAAPLKGRLPIQAVCDYKQMEITVHKNDECALLSNAQPYKWKVLSAAGSESIVPSVCFLVPPPNKEALEAVHRLEAAHQQLLVLWHQLHLDMRSLLSWQYLIRDIQQIQSWSHLTFRTMQVEECRQVLRSLETHYQDFMRDSQDSQSFQPDDRLQVEREYNACTQKYELLLRSQEKGEQDESLCKNYISQLKDIRLQLEGCETRTIHKIRLPLDKDPVKECAQRITEQQQIHLELEGIKKSLDKVSEKTEKVLAQPEQASSAPVLRSELEITLQKMDQVYSLSSIYLEKLKTINLVIRSTQGAEELVKKYEDQLKNVQTVPADLKELEASKAELKRLRVQVEGHQPFFSTLETDLSKAKDVNERMVRGHSERDVDLDRYRERVQQLLERWQAVLTQIDLRQRELDQLGRQLRYYRESCDGLLQWIQDAKQRQEKIQAVPITDSKTVREQLLQEKKLLEECDRNKEKVEECQRYAKQYIDAIKDYELQLVTFKAQVEPVASPAKKPKVQSASDSIIQEYVDLRTRYSELTTLTSQYIKFITETLRRLEEEEKAAEKLKEEERKRLAEVEAQLEKQRQLAEAHAKAKAQAEAEARELQLRMQEEVTRREVVAVDAEQQKQNIQQELMQLRQNSDHQIKSKVKLIEEAEYNRKKVEEEIRLIRLQLETTEKQRAGAETELQELRARAEEAERQKRQAQEEAERLRRQVKEESQKKREAEEELKRKVQAERDAAREKQKALADLEKLRLQAEEAERRMRQAEAEKERQIQVAQEVAQRSAEAELQSKRLSFAEKTAQLELSLQQEHITVAHLQEEAERLKRQQLEAEQSREEAEKELEHWRQKANEALRLRLQAEEVAHKKTLAQEEAEKQKEDAEREARKRAKAEESALRQKELAEEELEKQRELAEGTAQQKLAAEQELIRLKAEMENREQQRLLLEEELFRLKKEVSEAIQKRKEVEEELAKLRAEMEVLLESKAKTEEESRSTSEKSKQRLEAEASKLRELAEEAARLRALSEEAKRQRQLAEEEASRQRAEAERILKEKLAAINEASRLKAEAEIALKEKEAENERLRRLAEDEAYQRKLLEEQAAQHKQDIEEKIALLKRSSESELERQKGLVEDTLRQRRQVEEEIRALKASFEKASAGKADLERELNRIRGEAEEVQRSREQAEREAERQRALALEEEGRRREAEEKVQAILAAEEEAARQRRLALEEVERLKATVEEARRQKELAEKESERQIQLAREAAQKRIAAEEKAHLAAVQQKEQELLQTRRQEQSLLDRLREEAERAKRLAEEAEFARSKAEQDASLSRQRVEEAERQKQRAEEEAQAKAQAQADAEKLRKEAELEAAKRAQAEQAALRQKQLADAEMEKHKKFAEQTLRQKAQVEQELTKVKLQLDETDHQKSILDEELQRLKEEVTDAVRQKAQVEEELFKVRVQMEELAKLKSRIEEENKALILKDKDNTQKFLAEEAEKMKQVAEEAARLSVEAQEAARMRKLAEDDLAQQRALAEKMLKEKMQAVQEATRLKAEAEMLQKQKDLAQEHAKRLQEDKEQMQQRLAEETEGFQKTLEAERRRQLEITAEAERLKLHVAEMSMAQAKAEEEAKRFKKQAEEISGRLHETELATQEKMTLVHTLEIQRQQSDQDAEKLRRAIADLEQEKEKLKQEAALLQQKAEEMQVAQQAQLRQETQILQQTFLTEKDALLQKEKFIEEEKAKLEKLFKDEVDKAQNLKAEQERQQKEMEQEKQQLKAMLDEAKKHQKEAEENVRHKQEELQQLERQRQQQEKLLEEENKKLRERLEQMQEEHKAALAQTREIMIQTDDLPEEVVVTMTQMPDIKAVPNGRDVVDGLAQNGEPEFAFDGIRQKVSAEKLAEAGILSKENLDKLVKGVVSVGELSQREDVKKYLQGKSSIAGLLIKPTNQKMSIYEAMKKKLLSPGTALVLLEAQAASGFIIDPVRNARLSVNEAVREGVIGPELHNKMLSAERAVTGYKDPYTGDKISLFQAMKKELIVKEHGIRLLEAQIATGGIIDPVHSHRLPVEAAYKRGYFDQEMNQILSDPSDDTKGFFDPNTQENLTYLQLMERCVTDPDTGLCLLPLTDQAAAGRELVYTDQEAKDVFKKATVTAPFGKFQGKTVTIWEIINSEYFTEDQRRDLIQQYRTGKITVEKIIKIIITVVEESEKKSQMCFEGLRAPVPAAELLESKIINKDLYNQLHQGKKSVKDVAEMESVRQYLKGTDAIAGILVESTGQKLTFYDALKRNLVKPEIALSLLEAQAATGYIIDPIRNKLFSVDEAVKAEAVGPEFHEKLLSAEKAVTGYKDPYTGQTVSLFQALKKGLIPGDTGVRLLDVQLATGGIIDPVNSHRLPLEVAYKRGYFDPEMNEALSAAHDEIKAFYCPNTQEHVTYAQLQKNCHRDKQTGFYLLPLSDRAIQSQQEEIYTDSQAKESFDKAVVEVPAGSLKGQTMTVWELIHSEYFTEEHRRELLRQYKTGKVTIEKIIKIVITIIEETETKKQEKLTFSGLRAPVPASELVESRIISKAQYEQLKEGKKSVKELAETETVRRFLHGSDCIAGIYVEATKEKLNIYEAMKRNLLRSSTAVVLLEAQAATGFLIDPVKNRKLYVNEAVKAGVVGPELHEKLLSAEKAVTGYKDPYSGNTISLFEAMKKGLIVKEHGIRLLEAQIATGGIIDPVHSHRLPVEVAYKRGYFDEEMNRILSDPTDDTKGFFDPNTHENLTYMQLKERCIEDPETGLYLLPLREPEKPTVVETTHVYTEAETRKVFEETQVDIPVGSRAGSSMSLWEIMHSDLLPEEQRKQLMEEFQSGRVSKERMIIIIIEIIEKTEIIRQQNLTSYDYVRRRITAEDLYEAKIISQDIYNLLKQGSKTFRELLDVETIWKYLYGSGCVAGIYIPSSKQKLSIYQALKKGLISSEVARSLLEAQAATGFMIDPIKNEMLTVDEAVRKGLVGPEIHDRLLSAERAVTGYRDPYSEQKISIFQAMKKDLIPSEEALKLLDAQIATGGIIDPHLGFHLPLEVACQRGFINKDTYDMLSEPSEVRSYVDPSTDEKLSYTQLLKRCRKDETSGLLLLPLCDTRKLTFRGLRKQITVEELVRSQVMDEATAQRLQEGLTSIEEVSKNLKKFLEGTSCIAGVFVDSTKERLSVYQAMKKGIIRPGTAFELLEAQAATGYVIDPIKGLKLTVEEAVRMGIVGPEFKDKLLSAERAVTGYRDPYTGKLISLFQAMKKGLILKDHGIRLLEAQIATGGIIDPEESHRLPVEIAYKRGLFDEEMNEILLDPSDDTKGFFDPNTEENLTYLQLMERCITDPETGLCLLPLKEKKRERKTSSKSSVRKRRVVIVDPETGKEMSVYEAYRKGLIDHQTYLELSEQECEWEEITTSSSDGVVKSMIIDRRSGRQYDIDDAISKGLIDQSALDQYRSGTLSITEFADMLSGNMGGFRSRSSSVGSSSSYTVSPAPLRTQMWSDPTEETGPVAGILDTDTLEKVSITEAMHRNLVDNITGQRLLEAQACTGGIIDPNTGDKCSVADAVNKGLVDKIMVDRINLAQKAFYGFEDPRTKTKMSAAQALKKGWLYYEAGQRFLEVQYLTGGLIEPDVEGRVSLDEALQKGTIDTRTAQKLRDVNTYSKYLTCPKTKLKISYKDAMDRSMIEDGTGLRLLEASSQSSKGYYSPYNVSSAGSTSGSRSGSRTGSRSSSRRGSFDATSSGFSMTYSSSSFSSSSFGRRYMAGPQSAVDAGDSSVTPSLLSGRCGQQASVAGLWGPPLSVA